tgatatttttttgaatattattaaattcgaattatttaaaaataaaattaaaattaaaaattaatttagtatttaaataataaaaaatcaaacaCATTGTGGCATTCCAgtcataatttaaaattaatttaaattatttaatttttatgaacAACTAAAATGGCTCTTCACttaatatatcaatatcaaaaatgTTAATTTGACATCTTCTGATTTTGCTTTTGAGATGTCTATTTGTCCAAATATCACAAATCCatgaataataataacaacaataataataataagggtaaTGCTTGTATATACCATTAAAccaaaataaaaggaattatctattttattaaaaataataaaataattacaatTCTTAAAACAATTACAAATCTTAGAAATCTAATTTTAATGAAAGAAACGAAAAAATCAAACTAAACTTTATTTGACAAAACAGAAGTACTAAAAATTGATGATAGGGCCCTATGGCTAGAAATCAAAATAGAAGAAGGCTAGGTGAGGCACCAAATCCAACAACTGATCCAGGAAACATTCCAAAAATTTTCCAAAACATCTTTCTAGCTGAACGATGACATTATTTTacctaaaaaagaaaaagagacacAACAAAATCTGAATTCCAAACTATTGTTACTGTTTTCAATCTAAACATATTAACAAACAACAAGTAGAGTAAACCAACACAACAAACAGCACACAGAATAGATACTACAAAAACAGTAGGGGGTTATATCATTAACATCAAAAGAACATCAAATATAACAGAAAATACATAACGAATGAATTATGAGAATGAATGAATTATGAGAATACCTTGATCAATGGATTATGCAAAATGAGACAAAAAAGAGGACTCCTCGTATGTGTCTCGTTTTGTATAACCCATTGATCCAGATTCAATCACTCGTTTCAACCACTCACCTTCGTCAATTACATGCTTACGCATCCAATTAACATGACAAATTGAATCTGAAGCAGTGTTCTTCTGGTAGAGGGAGAGATCTGGTGTTGTTGGTGGTTGATGTGACTCAGATTCAGAGATCTGAATCGGTTTTGTTGATAGGTTTTTAGTTTAGGTTTTCAAGCGGCGAGGGCGATAACTCGACAGAGAACGTGTGTGGGTGCATTTTATAGCGATGATATATTTTTTATCAcaatttttaaccactagattaaTCCAATAGCATAATTTCTGCTATATGTTGGCTTTTATTTtcgttttattattactttttattttggaagaaTCTAGACTTGTGTAGAATGAATTCAATGGAAAGTAGAAATAGAAGGAAAAAAAAGTCATTTTATTGATTattgatttgtttttaatttcattttattgattattgatttgtttttaatttcattttattgaTTATTGATTGGCTTTTACTCCATCCttctcaattaaaattttaaaaataatatatactcTTGATtctaaatttagaaaataaatcaatttctaCCCTGGCATGATGTACATTTTATCGACGAATGTTTGGGTATTTGTCATCGGCACAACTCATCAAATCTATTTTCTATGATTTAGTGTGACGAAAacttttttataaacaaattcaATTCGATGTGAAGCACAAATTAACGCTTCATTCCTCCCATGTGCAAGTAGTAAGCAACGTTTTCCGCTTGAATGCAATAAAAACATAACTCGATAGAATATGGATCATGTTAACCATTCTGACGGGAAGCACAAACAACATTCATTACTCTCATGTTTGGATAGCTAGCAAGCAATGTTTTCCGCTCGAATGCGACCTAAACATCTTTCGTTAAAATCGACCAACAAACAGGCATTTACCACCCAGAACTACGTAACTTTGACTTCCTCATTGCAGATACGTAGGAGCAAGATTCGCAATCTTGTCAAACAccctgataaaaaaaaaaacctattttCCTTTCTTTATTTTTGCAAATATGTTATAATAATTAGAAGAAAACAACTACATTATGCTAATACTATTATTTACAAAACTAATTAAACAGTTCTCATTGAGTACAACGAATATGTGGGTGCTAATATCTTCCTCACGCATAATCGACTCCCGAACATTAATTTGGTTGCTGTGagtatattttgttattttagggttttatcgatgtttttcctttaaaaataaatttttgtggAGACTTCAATGAATTTCAAGTGTTCATCCGCTCAGGTATTTTTTGCACCATGACAATTGGTGACTTCAGTTGGGACCCCTAGAGAGTCAAACCTTGTTTCGCTAGATTTGCGACAAATGCTACTTGATTTTGTTTCTTCTCgtgtatttctatttttttattatcttgCTTTATTATACTTTATTCATCTTTGTATATATTAATTGTGGGATGGAGATATGTAATTTGAGTGAAGCTCTATACCCGGGCTTTGTGCAAAACCCAAAGTTTAATCAGTGGTTGTGTAGTTTTAGCTCCCAAGGTATACACCTTGTATGGTTAACATGAATATTCCACCTAGAGTAGATCTTTTTTGTAAAGTTCGTCATAAAGCGGCTATCCTATTGCATGGCAGAATTTCGACTAAGGTCCGTGATTCTATGAACCTTTTAGAACCGTTTGGAGTATGGAGGTTACATAGTGTTAGAACCCAAGGTGTCCACCTTGGTTAACATAAAAACTTCACTTAAAGTATATCTTTTTCACGAAGTTTGTCATAAAATGCCTAGCCTGATGCATGACAAAATTCCGACTAAGGTCGATGACTCTAGAATCTTTTTATCAAAAACCCTAGAGCTATCATTTGTGAGTGGTTTGAATATGAAAGCTTAGAACAATTATATAGTAAGGAGCCTTCCTCAATAGGCTGTTTTATTATCCAATTACCCATGTTACTCCATATCCATATCGTCTTGAGCCCTCATATGACATTGCATTGCATCCATGCGTGGGATGAATTTACATTTCCATAAAAATGTTTTAGCATATAAAAAAACTCATGCATCTGTATTCATCAACATGCATTCCCATTTTCCAAAATAAAAACTCATTCCATTTTTTCATCCTATAAAACACCAAACAATTAACCCAGCAAGTTGAAGGTTAACGAAACATAagaaaagggggggtttgaactGGGTTTTAAGATTGAAATTTTTTCGCTACCCAAGacaacaaaaaaataacttagaataaaaataatgaacaccaATATTGTTatcatggttcgttgttaacaaagcTACCTCcaatccacccgccaaggtgattttgccttctcacaaggacttaatccactataatcaaacttgattacaaacACAAAGATTATCTTCTTAAGAATTCTGACTATACCCTAGTCTCTCAAgggaaaaaagtcaaaagttgagATACAAGATGTGTTACAAGAATTCTTCTATGAAAGAAAATTACACAAAATGAAATACAAAGAATTACACATAAAGATGTTTTCAATGAAAGAGTGAGTATGAACAAAAATGTTCTTGAGTGTGTTGAAAATATTCTTGagtttttttctctctatttGTAAGAAATATGTCGTGATAAAGATGCTTGATCAAAAGTTCTTCTTTCTATATCTTCAGCACTCTGTTATAAAGGCAATGAAAGATCAGTTGGAGGGAAGAAAAGGAAATTACAAAATTCCAGTTGTATTCTTGCATAACGGATCGCAAGAATGTATAGTACAATTCAAATACCATGAAATTAGGGTAGTGGAGAGAATGGTGATCTTGTAATGTGTACTATTTTCTCATGTAAAACCTTTTTGATATTATCTTTTAATCTACACAGGCTTCAAAATTCGTGTTGATAAAACATGCTTAAAAGGATAAAAAACTGTATGAGAGGGTCTTCATAACCTTGTCttcattgtaacacccttctaaaatccCACGATTTTCacgaatattttattaaataaataaacgcAAATTAATAACAAGGATGTCACATCTTTGCTAAACATCATTCAACACATAGctctgctccgtaacacgggtttcTAAACATTTTAAGCATGGATAACATCTTTAACATATTAAGCAAATCACTTCAAATTTAGCAGTGGAATAAACAATTCAAAAAGTATTCATCATAATTCACCAATACAATTAAAGGTAACTCAAGTATCAACGGAAACACCACAATTCATGCTTATAACGACATGATTACAAAATTAATACAAAAATTCTTTAAACATAACAAAGATAATCATCGTTCTCAAATCAATCAATCCCAACCCAGATGTTatatatcagagcaagacccactgGTTTCAACGAAACTAAAGTAAACACACTCCGAAGCTATCGTCTATACTTCCGCAGACTACTCGTGATTACCtgcgcgttacccacgtggaggaaacattttttttggatcaaatggaggcaacattcaaacataaaGAATGAGTAAATTTCAATCATTATAAAAAGCATAAGTAATAGATATAGTAGTCATAGCAAATGGACAACAACAAATACTCCAACTCAAAAATTACATCAAGTACATCACTTATTTCAAGTATTATGCAGTGTCACAATTAATGAGATGCAACATTAATAAACTCATATatgtggtaccaattcatcaTCATTGATGACATAGTCATCTTCCTCCAAAGATCCCTAACATAGGATcgatttattattcattattttaatcaTACTTCATCCCTTGCTTCATAATCACACATACGTCGCACATACATCACATCAACATCACAAACCATCATATAACACAAATCAAGTATTAATGAGTCATCAATAATTCAATTTCATATTAAAAAGCATACCCGCTATTATTCATCACCAGACATCATCATCTCATCATCAAAAAATTACTAGAAAATCGTGTCCTACAATTCATTTTATTCCACCAGAGTAGGTATTAGCTCTCTCACGCTTCGAACGACGCGTCAAACAGAGTCTGAAAACTCAAGTTACGGTCTTTACAAATTTTTCTAGATCAGGCATCAATCGCCCGGCGAGTACCCCCGTTCGCCCGATGATTGAAGGTAGTAGACAACTTTTCCAATTTCTCAAGTCTCTTGCCCGAAGAGCCTCTTCACTCGCCCGACGAGTCAAGGCAGTAGCCAACACCTCTCCTCGCATGCATCATTCGCCTGACGCGTCCTATTTCGATCGACTCGCCCGACGACCCAATTGATTCTCCCAACGAATTAGCACGACCAGGGACTTCCTGATGCATTTTCCTGCACAAAATCAGTCCAAACTCTTGCGATTTCTACATATTACAAGTCTTAAATCATCCACGAAACACCAGTTTTCATCATATAACAACAACACAATTTATCCTACACTATGGGGATTATTATATTGCAATTTAATACCTCTAATTCACCAAACTTCATCATATCATCATCTATTCCTCATTAACCCAAAAACCCCGAAAACCAATCCTACAATTATCTAACACTTAGGCCAAATATAATAATTAGGATagactccccttaccttagattgaagCTTTGATCCTAATTCCTCTTCGCGTTCCGCAAAACCTTCAAAGTTCTCCAATGCCCTAGCTCTcctctctttcacgttcttccaaACTTTTACGATCGAATGAAAacccttttttcttcttttctctttttattccAGTTAACCCTCTTGAATTTACCAACTTGCTCTTATTATCTCTACctcaatattattctatttatttaattaaaaataaacctaaataattattttaattattctaaaatacttcTAATTcccaataattattataacttctATGCACCACTCAAAATCATCGAAACATAATATATCAacatcaaaacaacaaatatcaTCATTAGAACATCAAGACTTCATAGAGACTCACATAACCACGCTAAATTGATTAAATAAGTAATTACATAATTAATCTaaattttcggggtgttacattcaTAGTCTTTAGAACTtggtcttcagagtctttagaaCTTGTTGAGCACATAACTTTAGAGCTTGAAAACTTTCAGAAGTTCCTTTATCAGAGATAGAGTTATAAGCTATTATATGAGCGTTCTTCAGAAGCGTTTCAGACTTGACTTATCTTTTTAAAACACACTTTGTTATCTCTACTGAGTTTGAGTGTGTTGAATTCATAAATTGGTGACATCACATGTCACTTCTTCAGAGTCAGAACTTGTAAGCATTCAGCTACACACTAGACAAAATCATTAGGATACAAATTGTTCTTTAAGAAACTATTTATTGTAATCATAAAAAATTAAGGCCACATGCAGAACCATATCTTGTTCTTACAACTGATTCCTTGACATTCCTACGAAACACGTAGTAATTCCTGGAGAAAAATGGAATACTTAGAACGAGGAAAGGAAAGTATGAGAGAAGAGATCGATACCCTCAAAGGCACAATGAGTAAGATCCTCTAGACTCTGCAAACATTAATGAAAAAGGAAGATTAACTGAAACCAATTGTGCATGCATATAATGCTATCCCATCAAGATTCTTTGTGGAACATCAACAAGTCCAAGGGGCCCATGTTTAGCTCCCACCTTTCAGTTTACCCCCTAATTATACTCCACCTCCCGCAAATTCCACCAACAGTAGTCCATCTACTTAAGAGCCCGTACATATCCCGATAATTATTAAGGTGCACCCCACTGGTTAATCGGCATGCCAAGGTCCATATGAGGATCCTCATCTTGCATACCTTGTAGATGGTCCCCAATACACCCATACAAAGATGATCACAAAGTATGATGAATATGAAGGAAAGTATCAGATTTTGGAGAAGAGGTTGAGATACATTGAAGGACATAACATATTTGTCCTAGATGTTATATACATATGCTTTGTCCCTGATGTGACCATCCCTACAAAAATTCAAAGTCCTAGActatgaaaattacaaagtactCAATTGTTTGAAGATTCATGTGGCGATGTATTGTAGAAAAATGGCGTCGTACTCTTGCAATGATAAACTAATGATTCATTGTTTCCAAGATAGTCTGAGTGGGGCATCGCTTAAATGGTACATGAGTCTTGAGAAGAGACAAATCTAGTCATGGAGAGACTTGACAAAGTCCTTCCTGAAGCACTATAAATACCACATGGACAAGGATCCAGATAAAAGACAATCgcaaaacataaacaattaagataaaaaaatcttttaaggaatacgctcaacgctggagagaacTAGCTTCTCAAGTTGAGACACCCCTGACTAAACGAGAGTTGGTTGAcatgtttgtcataccccaaaatttgcctgcccTATTTCTAACAGTCAAATTTATCTTAAAATTTGGTTCTTACAAAATTTTGAGTTTATACTAACATTTTAACATTAATTAgattttgtttatttaaaaatatacaatagttcactttaaatttctgtattGTTAAAATATTTGCTTGACCCTTCACATGTTTTATAGTGCAAActtattttgattaaattgaaTAGCACAATGGCAAAGAAAACGTGTTTAAGGACTTACTAGTGTCTAAGGTCTGTCTAAGGTCTTGAGTTCAAACCTCATTGTTGACATTATTTTATTGAGTGTTTTTGTTCttcattttttaattgtttacaatattacaaaaatcataaaaattgcattctttaatattttaattttcgtattatttaattaggcattttttaaataatcattttttcaAGTATTAGAAATTAGTTTTTACTTCATGTAGAGTTTTTATCTTATGCTATTATTACTActaaacacaaaaataaaaattaattttattttaggtagattttataatttttattaatctcATTATCATGTTATTATTATTCAAAGGAAAAAATCCAAAAAGaccaaaaattataattatacgtttttcatccttttctttatGAGCAATCCCAATATCTTTCAAGGCTATATATTGGTTTCAAGTTCTTTGTTACAATATGCACCAGTCAAAAACACTTTAAGCTtatatttgactttctttgttctcttatgctcttgtattagattattgtgagatgtagttaaatattcgTTTTTGAGGGTGTGGATGTACTGGGGGCCTGGAACGGGTTCGGTTTTTTCTtcggttttggagtttccacgttatgTTCTTGTGTTGTGATTGTGTTCCTCTTTTTCTTGATGTTTGTTCCTCTTTTTCTACTGCCGAGTTGTTTTTCCAACAATTATTCTCTACTAATTAGTTGAGGAAAGTATAAACAAACTTAAGATATGGTGTCATTCAAGATAAAATTAAACAAGAGGAATTCatccattttattaaaaatatcaaaacaattaCAATCCTTaggaaataaattttaaaatgaaagaaaggaagatacaaatccattacaaatatataattaatttaacaacAAAGAAACCTAATACATTAAACCAAACTAGAGAAAGGAAAAGAGAATATATAGTAATCTAGGAGACATAGACCATTTTGTGCATGAAGCTAAGCTTTCTTTGACAAAGCAAGTGAAGTGAAAATTGATGCTATGGCTGTGGTTATAAATCCAAATAGAAGAAGACTAGCTGAGGCATTAGCCTTTCCAAAGAATGAGTTTAAGGGAAGTTCTGCTGCTTTGAAGAATCTATGCAAATCTTCTGAGGCACCAAATCCAGCTGCTGAACCAGATAGTAGAAAGTATGACATAATCTGTccaaagaaaaaaccaaattaaatttaaaatcacaaaatatattaacaacaaataatatcaaatttaatttatatatactaTCAACCaattgaaaatatttgattttaatcgtAATAAGAGTCAATTTAAATTTTTGAAGTTAGTCATAATTCtcccataaataaataaataatttatgagtCTCTATTTAGTGACGGTTTAACCATgataaattttaagttttttgcAGTGATGTGTCTTAAACATCATCAAAGACGGCCctgaatataattatttttaaaaccacACCTATTTTTTACACCGATAATATATAGAATTTAAACAATTGTAGAAAATATTATTCCATATATTTGAACCAAGGTTTTCAAAAACGATCGTGACTGCGTCACGGTTGCGTAAATATTTTCACGATTTCAGCTAGTACAAGTTTGAATTAACCACAAAttgttctttaatataaaaaacagTAATAACAGCATCGGTATCGATATCTGTCAAAACCGTTTTGTAGCAACTGTTTTCTCTTTCGCGGAAATTTTTTTAATGCATGATTTGAACACTTGTTATGGGATGTAGATGTACCTTATCACCAAAGAAATCAAACATGTAGCCTCCATTCCCATTTAACACACGACTGCCAGATACCAAAGTGAATATTGAAAGTGCCATTTGCAAGAGATTGTATGCAAATCCAATCACTATTGTAGAGATCATGTATCTACATTTTCAAAATTGTAGCAAGGTAATTAATTTTGTgacacaaataatatatataacattaatcaaatcaaataattaattcaagaacTATACAAACTATACAATTTCTCACCTATAAGCATGAATATCTTTGAATTTGATTTCTGTTTCCCCATCATCTGTCTCTGAAGTTTCATTTGTTAAAACAAGAACAATGAGAGCAATGAGAAGGAACACAAAAGTTAACACCCTTAAAACTAGAACAACAGTTCTTGAAACTGTTGAACTTGAGGGGGCACTAGCTATAGCACTAGTAGTAATAGTTGTAGTTTTTGTGCCATTCTCCATCTCAaaactttttaatattttcttagcttaaaaataaaaactttgtTTCTATGAAAAAATGTGATGAGTTTGTGGCCTTTTATAAcatgaaattgatgaattttaattaattaagataagtGCAAAGTCAACTTGCCAAGTAGATATATGGAATGATtctgaataaaataaaaatgggtGACTTTTGAAAATGATGGCATTATAACGTGCTTATATTGTTGACTAGAATTTGTGGTTGATTAAGAATTTCTATGCAAGCTCATGTTTTGATATATACATTGACTTCACATTGGTTGACTATTACGATAGGTGGGGTATTTGTGTCTTCTGAGTATGGTTACTACACAACTTCCATTTTatatgacttttttttttaagattggaCCGTAGGTTTGTGATCTTGGAATATTGTTTTTGAAGGAGTTAGTAATTTTTTAGGGGATTTGCCAGTTGAGTTTTGGAGGTTCCGGAGGTTTAGTACATAATTGGTGAGTATACTCCTAATCAGTTAGAATAGTAATCCTGATAGGAATTGCAAAAATTAGAATCTTGGAGACCTTGTCTCGAATCTAAC
The Vicia villosa cultivar HV-30 ecotype Madison, WI linkage group LG6, Vvil1.0, whole genome shotgun sequence genome window above contains:
- the LOC131611358 gene encoding CASP-like protein 4D1: MENGTKTTTITTSAIASAPSSSTVSRTVVLVLRVLTFVFLLIALIVLVLTNETSETDDGETEIKFKDIHAYRYMISTIVIGFAYNLLQMALSIFTLVSGSRVLNGNGGYMFDFFGDKIMSYFLLSGSAAGFGASEDLHRFFKAAELPLNSFFGKANASASLLLFGFITTAIASIFTSLALSKKA